The genome window CGAGCTTTTAAATGCGCTGCGTATCTAACAAGCTCATTTCAAaaaggacgccccccccccccccacccgcctgATGAAGAGACTCCGCACGTGACGTTCGTACCGTCGGCGGTGCCGTGAGCCAGGAACAGAGTTCCTCCCTGCAGACCTCTCATGTTGGGCAGGACTTTGGACGCCTGGCGCAGAGAAAAAGACACAATCAGCCAGCTTCATTTTCAGCTAAGCATGTGGATaaaactgggggggggttgggggggtggggttatAAATCTTATCGTCTCGCTCTGGAAGAAagtaaataaagattaaatattcaTGAAGCATCTCATCATTAAATGGTTCAGGATAAACGCTATGAATTAGACGTGATGTTTAGCGGcgtcggggaggggggggggcgcatgttagcgggggggggggggggggggtgtatctcGTCCGTTTGATCCCAGCTGGGATTGAAACAGGAAGATGGGCGAGCGATGATGTCCTGCTGATAACGTCTGATCACGTCGTTccatattcccccccccccatcctgtaCTGCCGGAGTCACAAAAATAGCGTCCTCTGGCCCACATGTAGGCAACCCACTTAAGAGGGGAAAACACACTTTGACTGCAACCTTCCCTTAGAGGACAAgtgtgtcatttcattttccagCCGCTGGCATTTTcctattttgtgtgtgtttttgtttttttggcccCGATTgctgtcgagagagagagattgaagATCCGCGGAAATGCTTGAGGCCAATTTTTCTATCTTTATTTATAAACCAATGGTTTGGTTTCCTGAAGCGTTTATTCAGACAGATGTGGCCTAATTTACAAAAGTGACCTCCACCTGGACAAAGAAAAGAGCTCGCGTGGGACGAAAAATTCTCCTGGCACATTCATTCCTCTCccgtttgacctctgacctcctcggcggaggaaGCTTTTGTCTTCATTTCCTAACTCACTGCATCTGGATGCTTGAAAAGACGTGATTTGGGACATGAAAATAGTAAATTAAAGCAGCGAAAGATAAAAGCGAACTCACTTGATATTTGTTCTCGTCGGTCGAAGGCGAGCCGAGGAATCTCTCGGAGAAAGCGGAAGCTGGCGGAGAcaagaggaaaggaaaacagCGCGAGTGCGTTTTACGGTCTTTGACGAACAAATCCTTCCCCTGCCTGCGCAGGAAGCAGAAGAGCTCTTCAGACCCTTAAACCGCAACCACATGCAGCCATAGAGGCTTTAACAGCCGCTCCCAGAAACAAAAAGGAAGCTCTTCGCTCTCAAATTCAATAAGATCAAACTCCCTAAAGCAGAACATGAGGATAATTAAAGTTCCATTGCTCAGACAATAACCCCCGtgtaggattaaaaaaaaaaaaaaaaaacattgtggcTGAAGGAATGATGAGAACTGGAGCCGCCGCAGCAGAAGTCATAAATAATTCCGTCCCCTGCGGTGGAGGTATAAGAACGCGCGATGCATCGCCGTACCGTACATGGACCAGTCGATGACGGGAGCCTGAGCCGCAGCGCATCGGATCAGCTTCTCCGTCAGCTTCAGCATCATCAGCGCGAGGTATCCGCCGtagtcctgcagggggggggggggggcaacaagaGAATGAAGCCTCTCCACGCCACAGGAACGCGTTCGTCCGTTCAAACgtgcgtcacacacacacgcacctcgCCGAAGACTCCTACGCGAGTGCGATCGACGAACGGTAGCTTCGCCAGGTACCTGAGGCGTAGAAAGTTTTTACGTCTCGCTCTGTCCGATTCACAGATAGTTCAAAAAAATTCAACCCTGAACCAGGAGGAGTCGCGTACCGCAGAGCTGCCACCTGGTCCTCCACGTCCACCGTGCCGAGCGTGTGCTGCAAAACCCTGCAGAGTggcgaggatgaggatgaagacgaggaatgctaaaaaaaaaaaaaaaaaaaaaaaaaaaaagggaaacatttGAACAAGAGGAagcacctttgacctctgaacCCCGACCCTCTGCCGTCGAGCCGAGCTACGATGACCTGCTCCGATTCCACCAGAACCCGGTCCCAGTCCAGCCCGAACTCCTCGGTCACCGCCTGATCGCCGGGGTAACCGCCGCTGCGGATACAAAATGAGTCGTTTATTATTACCGGTAATCACTTTTCATAGAATTTTTTCCgacatttgatttgaattaaatatttagtttAATCCTCAAACGGTTTGAAACGCGGTCCTGGCCGAGTCGAGTTCAcaagtgctgctgctggaaacggagaagaaaaaaaaacagtgaaaagaCTTGCATGACGAGGAGCAGGCCGTAGACGTAGGACTCGGAGAAGTCAGGAGGATAGACGAGCTTCAGAGGCAGCTCTGTTAGCGGGAGAGAAACATTAGCTGGAGGACGGGAGCTAACGCAGCGCCGCCCAGCTCCGTTATCTCCGGTTATTAAATCAACATTAAATCATCTCCGCAAACACAGCTGCTGGGCGCAGATCGCTCGTACCCAAGTCGTCGACGGAGATCATCCGGATTTCCGTCTGCATCGTCTTTTTGCTCGCCAGCGCCGACCGCAGGGGGAGGTTGTTCTCCAGGAGGAAGTAGGCTGTAAAAATGGAAAAGATCTGGTTAATTCATCGGTTTCTTTCtaacggggggtgggggggttaaaaCGTCCACCTGAGGGGAGTGATGGATGGGTTATTAGTCGCATTAGGCGAGCGGCCACTTTGGTGGAAATGCTGAAAATTGTCGGGACTGTCGGTGAGAAATCGTCGCATTGATTTTTACGCCACGAAGCACAAAATAAAGTGACCATCCAACCACTTAAATTAGCAAAGGGTGCAGGTAAGCAGTTTTATTGTTGGAGATTCCCGGAATGAGCGCCATTAATTTTCCACgccggtggtggtggggggggggggggtatgacaACACCTTTTTGGGGTGTCAGGAAATGCAAATTGTCATATAAATCAAACGTCCTGTACTTTGAAATTTAAGTGTAGACTTCGGTGAAAATGTATCTTCTGCATGTCCCTGCTTCAGCGCGAAGGAAATGACTTTATTCAGATGTCTgtgctctcttcttcttcttcttcttcttctctttcttctgcttCCCGCCGACCTCGAATTGAAAGGTGGCGCCGCGAGTTCACgcagacaaagacaagactTCACATAAAATATTCAGCACTTCACCACTGCACTGATCCATAAGAACTCGTGGCTAACCTGTCTTTCAAGCACACAAAGGATTATTCCCCATCTGATAAATAATAGAGGAGGTAAATTgcgccaaaataaaagcataaaacatGTAGAAATGCATACGTTTGCAGAGTTCGGCAAAggccagcagctgctgaagctTCCACGGCAACGAGATAACGGTGCAAATGTGTTCCTTTTCAGAGCAGAGAAAAGGAACGGAACGCACGTCCGTCAGCCGGTTTAATGCGAAGCGAAATACTCTAATagtgaaaaaaaatactcaCAATCCACATCGTCTAAACTGAGAAGGAGCACGGCGGGAACTCCGGGACCTGAAAGGGGGAATTTAAGTTTTCCTGAATGCAAATAGAGCTAAACTCCTGTCTTAACCCTCCGAGGTTTTGTTTCTGAgggtttatatatttttttattaaactaaCATTACTCCCGTCCTCTCTTTGACCGCCCCGCTCACCTTTGCAACGCAGAATGGCCTTCTGCGCGTCAGGGCTGACGTCGGCGTCGAAGAACGAACACTCCTCCTTCAGTCCGCAGGTGAGGCATCGCCGTGGAAACAGGCCGAGCGTGGAAACGCTTTttgtgagagagaaaggagtGTTAACTCTGGAAAAGGATGTGGCGTAAATCATGAAAGAAGATCGTGgtgtgcgttttttttttttttttacctgtataAATGTCTGTGCTGTGCAGAGAATTCTGTGCTCAGAAAgtatctgtgggggggggagctaaATTAATGTTTTCACAGAGaacaaagcttttattttgctgaaaatctgcagctcctccagtattttccattttcaaacaCGACGGCACGGAAGCGGTAACgatagaaaagaggaagagctcCCTTTTCATTCTTTGCGTTTGGCGGGAGACGGAAAAAACTCACATGACGTCGCCGCTTTCGTCGTAAGCCACCATTTCCGTCACCTCCCAGTCCCCCGACGTCAAATGTCGGACCTCGTCTTGGTCGCCGCGCGGCTGAAAGAGGATCAGTTTGGAGACTTTCGGCACtgagagaagaaggaggaggaggaggaggaggaggaggaggaggagggaggagggaggagggaggaggcacCTTTCTGGTGAACATCGTGATGTGGTGGAACTCTCCTTGACCTCCTTGCTTCACCGGCACGGTGAGGAAAAACTTGCTCCCGTCCTTGGAGAACAGCGGCGCCTCTCTCTGCAGACGCAAACGCACTTCATGCACGACAGGGCCTCCGCCGCACGCCTCCCTCAGTAACGGGAAAAAAACGCAGGGTGGCGCAGCGTGCGGCGGAGGCGGCGGTCGCATTCAGCGTTACCTGTCTGGAGAGATGCGTTTCTGAAGAGTCCGCGTGTCTCTGAATAAAATAGGAGCCAGTTATTTTACACAGTCATGTTTACTTCTGCCCCCTgttcaataaacaaacacacgcacctGAAGACAGACCCCTATGGTGGCGTCGCACAGCGTCAGCAGCGATGCATTCTGGGGGCGATTGAGCCACCTCACCGCCAGGTGAGTATTACTGATCCATTTCACCATGGTGATGTAGAAAtccctgcagggaggaggatCACACCtttgtgttgtgtgcgtgtgtgtgtgtgtgtgtgcgttacctgagGCGGAGCCAATCAGGAGGCTGCAGCTCCTGAGTGTGCGTCGCCCCGAACAGGTTGACCACGGACAAACGGACGGCGGGGTTGGCTTGACCGGCCTGAAGGGGGAGGAAGCGCGAAATCGAGTCGTCTACGGGAGAGACGCAATTCCCGTAACGCAGCCGGTTCAGACCGTTACCATGGGATACGGGTACTGGAGGCCCCTTGGGTAGGTTTTTCCCGTAAACCGGGGCAGAACCATGTTGGGCACCAGGGAGTCGTTGATGGCGAGGAAGGCCAGTTTCTCCCCGTCGGGCGACCACCAGTGAGCCAGATGCGAGCGCAGAATCTCCTCTGTGCAGAAAAGCACACGAACGACAGCATGAGCGCCGCGGTTACGGCCTTCCTGTCATGCTAACAGGCTAATAAGACATCTTTTCGATGTCCTACACGAGGCTAGATCCATTTTAGAAATGGTTCAGACGCCCTTAAAATACTTTATCTCGTCCTTGGGAGTCTCCTTATTTATCCTTTATTCTACTTTTCTCCTTCAATATAAAACAAACCAAAgttaatgtaaaacacacagaaatgatttcttcaccccccccccccccacccatctgCCTCCCCGTGTTTGCGCTTCGCTCCGTGCAAACGGCGCACGCCATCAGCCACATCACCGAATTTGTTTACACGGGACTTAATGGATCGTGGCGGCGCGTTGTTGATTCTTCATCGCCATTCTGCTCGGTTCCTCTCGTCTGCTCAGCTGCGGGTTTTAATGCGAAAGGAAAATCTTTGAAAACTCTTTAAACAGCTGGATTTCACCGCTGTGccgcgttccccccccccccccccccaccgtgccTTCTGGCGGGTGACGTTTTCCCAACTGGAGCCCGGAGCGCTCAGCCGGAAATTTATAAACTCGCTCGGCAGCATAAATCGTGTCGCGTTTGCGCTCATTTGCAAAAAGGGATGATGAAGAGTCGCGGGGATCCCATTACCCATGATTGTGTTGTAAATACGGACGCCTGCTTCTgagaaatatgtttgttttgcttctaaATATTCATgggtaaataaattaaaaacaggggacacacacacacacacacacaccttcatacAACCAGTCCGACAGCCCGTTGAAGAAGACTCCCTCCATCCCAGAGNNNNNNNNNNNNNNNNNNNNNNNNNNNNNNNNNNNNNNNNNNNNNNNNNNNNNNNNNNNNNNNNNNNNNNNNNNNNNNNNNNNNNNNNNNNNNNNNNNNNGGTTACCGCGTGTCGGCGCGAGCTCACAGTGGCGGCTTGGCGAGGGTCTGGAAACCCCCCATCACCAGGAAGTCGCCCACGGCGACGCAGTACCTGGAACGGAAAGGCCAATGAATGAAAGACGCCGGCCGGAGACGAAGCCGGGCGGTCGTCACGGATACGCACTCGCGGTGGGAGTCCAGGAAGACGCCGCCGTTGTCCAGAACCAGCAGGCGGCGGACGTCTCGGCCGCGCCGCAGGTTAGCGGTGAGGCTGGCGGCGTGGCGTCCGGTCAGGAGGCACAGCCGGCCGAAGCTGCCCGTCAGAGCcagcaggaggccgaggagCGCCGGGCCCAGCGCCGGACCCAGAGACTCTGCGGGGCGGCAGCACAGAACCGGCGGTTAGCAGCCGGCgccgcccggggggggggggggggggggcagaccgcCGGCGACCCACCCAGCTCCAGCAGCGGCCGCACGACCTCCGTCTTGATGCCGCAGAGCCGGCAGTAGAACTTCCTCTCGGCCGCCGCCAGCTCGTGCAGGCCGGCGATGAAGCCCATCACGTTCCTGTCGGACAGCGCCATGCACTGCTGCCCGCCGGCGAACACGCTGCTGACGTAGCGCAGCTGCGGCGCCACACGGCGAGGACGCAAACACCCGTGAGGGACACTTTCACCGCCGTCTGAAACCTGAACTCTGACCAGGCGGCGGCGTCCTTACGTTCATGCAAAAGGGCAGCAGCACGGGCTGCGGcgtgaagcccccccccgcgGGCGGCTCCTCGGCGGCGCCCGGCTCCGGCCCCTCCCCCGCCCGCTGGCCGCTGTAATAGATGATGGGCTGGATGCAGTCGCCGTCGGCCAGCAGGAGGGTGTGCTTCTCTCCGGCGCCGACGTCCCAGACCCGGATCCCGTCGGACAACTGCAGCAAAGAGGACGGCGTTAGGGACGGAGACGGCGGGGCGGGGCCGCTgcgggaggaggcggagtcaccTTCGCCAGGCGGGGGACGGTGCTGGGCGACTCCATGTGTCCGAGCTGACCGCAGCTGTTGCTCCCCCATGAAAACACCTGGAAGACGGAGACACGGCGAGACGCTCGGGTGACCTTTGACACGAGGAAACGTTTCTAAATCAAGCGCCCCCTTCCTGCCGACCTGAGACTGCGCGGTCAGAGCGAGGGAATGCCGGGCGCCGGCCGCCACCCGGATCACCTCCTTGTTGTTCAGACTCTTGATGCACAGCGGCTGAGATCTGGAAGGACGCGGCGGAACATCAGGAAGTCGTTTCATCAGCGTCTTTCTCCGGACGCCGCCGTCTACCTGGACAGGTTGTCTCCGTGTCCCAGCTGTCCCTGCTCGCAGCGGCCCCAGCTCCACACCTCCGTCTGCAGGGTCGGGAACACCTCCTGGGCCTCCGGGACGGCCCCCCCCGGCGGGGCGAGGGCGACGGCGCGCGTCCCGGGCCGGGCGGCTATCCTCAGCAGCCGTGGCGAGACTGCGGCGACCACACAGACAGcgaagggggaggagcttgagCGCAGCAGGAGAAATCAAGAGCGGCGTTACGGAAACCAAACCGGATCTACCCTGCGGGAGGAGTCCAGGGAGGGACAGGCGGCGCCGCAGACCCTCGGCGTCCTCCTCGCGGATGTCCCCCGTGCTGGAGCTCTTCTTGGCCTCCGGGCGGACACGCTCCGGGGCGGGGGCGTTGTCTCCgcccgccggcgccgccgctgACCTCGCCGCTGCTGAGGGAAGGTAGTTCATCATCTTTTTGAAGGACAGCGCCTCGTAGGTGGAGACGACGCGCTCACCCACCGCGGAGGCGCAGGAGGTCACCAGGCTGTTGAGCGCCGAGGAGGCGAGCGCTCCTGCCGAGggctggaggagaaacaaacGCGCGTTAATGGAGGGCGCCCCGGCCCGACGCCGCTTCTCCGACTCACCGGGGCGTGCAGCCCCCCAGGGGGCGGGCCCGTCCCCCGCCCAGCCGGGGCGTCCCCGGACAGCTTCCTCAGGTAGTCTCTGACCGCCTGCTCATCCGGATAGCGTGAAC of Brachionichthys hirsutus isolate HB-005 chromosome 24, CSIRO-AGI_Bhir_v1, whole genome shotgun sequence contains these proteins:
- the LOC137912265 gene encoding inactive dipeptidyl peptidase 10-like, yielding SGMEGVFFNGLSDWLYEEEILRSHLAHWWSPDGEKLAFLAINDSLVPNMVLPRFTGKTYPRGLQYPYPMAGQANPAVRLSVVNLFGATHTQELQPPDWLRLRDFYITMVKWISNTHLAVRWLNRPQNASLLTLCDATIGVCLQRHADSSETHLSRQREAPLFSKDGSKFFLTVPVKQGGQGEFHHITMFTRKPRGDQDEVRHLTSGDWEVTEMVAYDESGDVIYFLSTEFSAQHRHLYSVSTLGLFPRRCLTCGLKEECSFFDADVSPDAQKAILRCKGPGVPAVLLLSLDDVDSYFLLENNLPLRSALASKKTMQTEIRMISVDDLELPLKLVYPPDFSESYVYGLLLVIGGYPGDQAVTEEFGLDWDRVLVESEQVIVARLDGRGSGFRGQRVLQHTLGTVDVEDQVAALRYLAKLPFVDRTRVGVFGEDYGGYLALMMLKLTEKLIRCAAAQAPVIDWSMYASAFSERFLGSPSTDENKYQASKVLPNMRGLQGGTLFLAHGTADANVHFQHSAELIKHLIKIGANYTMQIYPDEGHFLSRRSRIQLAHSLIGYFRGCLLDASSLLDHQRDDE
- the LOC137912266 gene encoding alsin-like; the encoded protein is MESQRKSSGDEDAGERGLLHAWRGYSCGVTPERLLLPQPVLQVALGTRHGVLLVEGGHVYSVGDLPWKQSPAAASEPHTLESALSGQRVVAVAAGSFHSGAVTEDGAVHMWGDNAAGQCGLPGLLAVPNPTPVALSDSDASPPQTVAVLELACGGQHSLALSARGQVWAWGSGPQLGLAASVFPVWKPQKLEHLAGRRVLQVACGASHSLALVRCLGPQDVHRPPVDKCRQCNQLLYTMTDKEDHVIISDGHDCPLGVELTEEAGMAPLQEAETSPSETAPPSQTSSDPASDAAHHRDSGTEDTGPPPDSEEASARVASGVKGSRYPDEQAVRDYLRKLSGDAPAGRGTGPPPGGLHAPPSAGALASSALNSLVTSCASAVGERVVSTYEALSFKKMMNYLPSAAARSAAAPAGGDNAPAPERVRPEAKKSSSTGDIREEDAEGLRRRLSLPGLLPQVSPRLLRIAARPGTRAVALAPPGGAVPEAQEVFPTLQTEVWSWGRCEQGQLGHGDNLSRSQPLCIKSLNNKEVIRVAAGARHSLALTAQSQVFSWGSNSCGQLGHMESPSTVPRLAKLSDGIRVWDVGAGEKHTLLLADGDCIQPIIYYSGQRAGEGPEPGAAEEPPAGGGFTPQPVLLPFCMNLRYVSSVFAGGQQCMALSDRNVMGFIAGLHELAAAERKFYCRLCGIKTEVVRPLLELESLGPALGPALLGLLLALTGSFGRLCLLTGRHAASLTANLRRGRDVRRLLVLDNGGVFLDSHREYCVAVGDFLVMGGFQTLAKPPL